Below is a genomic region from Marinobacter salarius.
GGATGTTTGGACGGGTTGATGTGGGTGGCGGCCATGGTTTCCGACAGGCCATAACCCTCGATGTAATCCAGACCGGTCATGGTCTTGAGTTTGGCAGCCACTGCTTCCGGCATCGCCGCTCCGCCACCACCGATGGTGTTGAGGCTGGAGAGATCGTATTGGCCAATCTCCGGATTCGACAAAAAATCCACCGCCATGGTGACAATGTTGGTCCAGCCGGTGACCTGGTAACGTTCTATCAGCCGGGCGGCGGTTGTGCGATCCCAGCGCGTCATAATGATGGTGGTTGAACCGCTGTAGATGGGGCTGTTCATGGAGCCGGTCATACCGGTCACGTGGAAGAACGGCAACGTCGCCAACTGGACTGTGTTGGCGGTGCTCAAATTCCAGAACGCCCGGTGAACCGCTGTGGCCATAACGCTGCGGTGGGTATGCATACAGCCCTTGGGCGCACCGGTGGTCCCGGAACTGTAGGGAATCACCGCCAGGTCGTCCGGGCCGGCTGTGTGCTCTGCCGGCTTGTGATCCCCGGTCAACGCCTGTTCCCAGCTCACCACGCCCGGAACGTCTTTGGACCAGGCCGGTGCGGCCACCTCCGCCGGCAAATCCAGGTCGGTGTCCTTATTGATGTAGGTGTTATAGGACGCCACCACCACCTCTTCAAGATCCGTGCTGTCCAACATCGGCAGGATAAACGCGGCCAGTTCCTGACCGGCCAGGCAGACCCTTGAACCGGTATCCGCAATGTAGTGTTCCAGCTCAGCAGCCCGATTCATCGGATTCACCGGAATCACCACCGCGTCGGCACGGAGTATGGCGTAGTAGGCAATGACATACTGGGGAGAGTTCTGCATGTAGAGCAGAACACGATCACCTTTCTCCACACCCTGCGCCTGAAGATAACCCGCCATCGCTTCGACCTCAGCCAACAACTGACTGTAACGCATCGGTGCATCGTAATAGATGACGGCCGTGTGGTCCGGGTACCGCAGAGCTGAGATTTCCAGGTTGGTGAAAACGCTTGTGTCAGGCAGCGTCATGGTTTTTGGCAACTCTTTTGGCCAGACGCTGTGGTGGCGTGTAAATGTCATTGTTGTGATCCTCTCAGTCAATTCAGTGAGCCGCAGCAGCAGCCAGATCGAATGTTCCAGCCCCCCCGGGTAAGGCTTCCCGGTGACGCAATGGCGTTATCGCAATGGCTTTTTCCCGCAGCACGGTAACGTCCTCATCCGGTGCGGTAATGTGCCGGGAGCTGCGATCGAACCCGAGCCACCAGTAAGGCAGGTTGCGGGCGTCCTGACCTGCCAGCAGGCGGGGCCGCTGAATGGAGCCGGTGGATTGGTTGCACCATTGCGCCTGCTGGATCACACCGGCTTCGCAGGCCGGAAAGTTCACATTCCAGGCACGGTTCTCGCCGGGTTGCCAGAGCTTGCGAATGACCTGCTCACCAAACACCGACACCGGCGACCAGTCAACGCCCTCCCGGCTCAGGAAAGCCTGGCTCAGTGCAATGGCAGGTATGCCCATATGCTCGGCGCTGAGCACCGCGCCCACGGTTCCGGAGTACTGCACTGAATCACTGATGTTGGCGCCGCAGTTGACCCCGGACAGCACCAGATCCGGCGGGTTGTCGCCAAACCATTTGGCCATCGAGTACAACACACA
It encodes:
- a CDS encoding long-chain fatty acid--CoA ligase, producing the protein MTFTRHHSVWPKELPKTMTLPDTSVFTNLEISALRYPDHTAVIYYDAPMRYSQLLAEVEAMAGYLQAQGVEKGDRVLLYMQNSPQYVIAYYAILRADAVVIPVNPMNRAAELEHYIADTGSRVCLAGQELAAFILPMLDSTDLEEVVVASYNTYINKDTDLDLPAEVAAPAWSKDVPGVVSWEQALTGDHKPAEHTAGPDDLAVIPYSSGTTGAPKGCMHTHRSVMATAVHRAFWNLSTANTVQLATLPFFHVTGMTGSMNSPIYSGSTTIIMTRWDRTTAARLIERYQVTGWTNIVTMAVDFLSNPEIGQYDLSSLNTIGGGGAAMPEAVAAKLKTMTGLDYIEGYGLSETMAATHINPSKHPKPQCLGIPVFDVDSRIIDVETLEEKGPGEVGEIVSNGPQVTQGYWNRPAETEAAFVDIDGKRFFRTGDLAYYDEEGYFFMVDRVKRMINASGFKVWPSEVEGLMYRHPGIHEVCVISSPHPKRGETVKACIVLTPEADASEADIVSWCKEQMAAYKVPEIIEFVDELPKSPTGKLMWRALQEEEWKTKA
- the surE gene encoding 5'/3'-nucleotidase SurE; amino-acid sequence: MTEPMVRRILITNDDGINAPGLAILERIARNLAEEVWVVAPEHDRSGAGQSISIHDPLRVYENGEKRYAVSGTPADCVLYSMAKWFGDNPPDLVLSGVNCGANISDSVQYSGTVGAVLSAEHMGIPAIALSQAFLSREGVDWSPVSVFGEQVIRKLWQPGENRAWNVNFPACEAGVIQQAQWCNQSTGSIQRPRLLAGQDARNLPYWWLGFDRSSRHITAPDEDVTVLREKAIAITPLRHREALPGGAGTFDLAAAAAH